One window of Quercus robur chromosome 12, dhQueRobu3.1, whole genome shotgun sequence genomic DNA carries:
- the LOC126709791 gene encoding uncharacterized protein LOC126709791: MEWKKSDLDVILVPLAFLINIAYHFWLWHKVRTEPLTTIIGTNAKGRRYWVSAIMKDNDKKNILAVQSLRNTIMGSTLMATTSVLLCSGLAAVISSTYSVKKPLNDTLYGAHGEFMVALKYVTLLTIFLFSFFCHSSSIRFINQVNILINTPPDPMSIVTPAYVSELLEKGFLLNTVGNRLFYVALPLLLWIFGPVLVFLCSVTMVPVLYNLDFVFGNGQVENGKNVNGDFV, translated from the exons atggaatggaaaaAGAGTGATCTGGATGTTATACTTGTACCACTAGCTTTTTTGATAAACATTGCTTATCATTTCTGGTTATGGCATAAGGTTCGCACTGAACCACTCACAACTATCATCGGGACAAATGCTAAAGGAAGACGTTATTGGGTCTCGGCCATAATGAAG GACAATGACAAGAAGAACATCTTGGCAGTCCAATCTCTGAGGAACACAATAATGGGATCAACCCTAATGGCAACTACATCGGTTCTACTTTGTTCTGGTCTCGCAGCTGTAATAAGTAGCACTTACAGTGTGAAGAAGCCACTCAACGACACCCTTTATGGGGCCCATGGGGAATTCATGGTGGCTTTGAAATATGTGACACTACTCACTATTTTCCTCTTCTCATTTTTCTGCCACTCGTCGTCCATTAGGTTTATAAACCAAGTGAACATTCTGATTAACACACCACCTGACCCCATGTCCATAGTGACCCCAGCGTATGTGTCTGAGCTCTTAGAGAAGGGTTTCTTGCTAAACACTGTGGGAAACAGGCTCTTCTATGTGGCACTTCCTCTTTTGCTTTGGATCTTTGGACCTGTATTGGTTTTCTTGTGCTCTGTCACCATGGTGCCAGTGCTTTACAACCTTGACTTTGTGTTTGGGAATGGCCAAGTTGAAAACGGGAAAAATGTGAATGGGGACTTTGTATGA